From one Colletotrichum destructivum chromosome 3, complete sequence genomic stretch:
- a CDS encoding Putative calcium/proton exchanger, sodium/calcium exchanger membrane region — protein MSAPRSPYRQTYRQSTGSRRREPTHPIVPPEKTRTSGYSARGELPVHNARHHRAPPPGSKIKVRPSGESGRRGFHPLKFLKIIWKSSSWASLLCNVFWPVVPAAFVIRYTRPSDHVLIFVLTYMAMIPCANLVGFAGQELSRKVSHVFGVLIETTFGSIVEIILFMVLLAGDQFTVIKAAILGSILATMLLCLGMCFIAGGLRRDEAEFSETVSEAGSGLLLTAGVALAIPAIFSYSMAKSLTVEELDSKTLHISRIVSVLLMIAYGVFVWFQARTHHGIYDAIFEHDEQRDHDKRKDINKPKLTLTECIIALVISIPLVTFMAIYLVEQIHPIVLRHGISDHFMGLILVPLVEKAAEHLTAVDEAWDNQMNFALSHVLGATLQTALLNGPLVVLVAWGLHKHMDMVFEVFDISMLILSILTVGNFLRDQKSNYLEGFLCVIVYLAIAVAAFYYPNPPGLGAH, from the exons ATGTCGGCCCCCAGATCCCCGTACCGCCAGACCTATCGTCAGTCGACCGGTTCACGGCGGCGAGAACCAACCCACCCCATCGTCCCGCCCGAGAAGACACGCACTTCGGGCTACTCGGCCCGCGGGGAGCTACCAGTCCACAACGCCCGCCATCACCGagccccgccgccgggaaGCAAGATCAAAGTCAGGCCTTCTGGCGAAAGCGGCCGCAGAGGCTTCCATCCCCTCAAGTTCCTAAAAATAATCTGGAAATCCTCGAGTTGGGCGTCGCTTCTTTGCAACGTCTTCTGGCCTgtcgtccccgccgccttTGTCATTCGAT ACACCCGCCCCAGCGACCATGTCCTAATCTTCGTTCTCACTTACATGGCCATGATTCCCTGTGCCAACCTGGTCGGTTTCGCGGGTCAGGAGCTGTCCCGCAAGGTCAGCCACGTGTTTGGCGTGTTGATCGAGACGAC CTTCGGATCCATCGTCGAAatcatcctcttcatggTGCTTCTAGCAGGCGACCAGTTCACCGTCATCAAAGCCGCCATTCTGGGCTCGATATTGGCGACGATGCTGCTGTGCCTGGGGATGTGCTTTATTGCTGGCGGCTTGCGACGAGATGAGGCCGAGTTCAGTGAAACGGTCagtgaggccggcagcggcctgCTGCTCACGGC AGGTGTCGCCTTGGCCATCCCCGCCATCTTCAGCTACTCCATGGCCAAGTCGCTcacggtcgaggagctcgacagCAAGACGCTCCACATCTCGCGCATCGTCTCCGTCCTGCTCATGATAGCCTACGGCGTCTTCGTGTGGTTCCAGGCACGGACGCATCACGGCATCTATGATGCCATCTTCGAGCACGACGAGCAGCGCGACCACGATAAGCGCAAAGATATCAACAAGCCTAAGCTGACGCTGACCGAGTgcatcatcgccctcgtcatctcTATCCCGCTCGTAACCTTCATGGCCATctacctcgtcgagcagatCCACCCCATCGTCCTGAGGCACGGCATCTCGGACCACTTCATGGGCCTCATCCTCGTGCccctcgtcgagaaggctGCTGAGCACCtgacggccgtcgacgaggcgtGGGACAACCAGATGAATTTCGCTCTCTCCCACGTCCTGGGCGCCACGCTGCAGACGGCCCTGCTCAACGGCCCGctcgttgtcctcgtcgcctggGGCCTACACAAGCACATGGACATGGTCTTTGAGGTCTTTGACATCAGCATGCTCATCCTGTCCATACTGACGGTTGGGAACTTCCTGCGCGACCAGAAGAGCAATTATCTGGAGGGCTTCCTCTGCGTCATCGTCTACCTCGCCATTGCAGTTGCGGCCTTTTACTACCCCAACCCGCCAGGTCTCGGTGCGCACTGA
- a CDS encoding Putative oxidoreductase, molybdopterin-binding domain, oxidoreductase FAD/NAD(P)-binding protein has translation MDVLSASIPVAFREPLAKAELSFPPSPATTVREGLSYSVDGGSEYSVSGGLLDEPSVEGSRTYPLPPKSRTNKVLAEDLKTPDNHVTRDPRLIRLTGIHPFNVEAPLSDLYDEGFITTKDLHYVRNHGPVPKVEDEDMFDWEFTVEGLVDNPIKMTLRDLISDYEQITYPVTLVCAGNRRKEQNMVRKSKGFSWGAAGLSTALWTGVSIGDLLARAMPKRGAKYVCFEGADKLPNGYYGTSIKLNWCMDPNRGVTVCYRMNGELLHPDHGKPVRIIIPGQIGGRSVKWLKKIIVTKEPSTNWYHIYDNRVLPTTVSPDASADLPEVWKDERYAIYDLNTNSATCYPAHDEVVPLGGLSETYKVRGYAYGGGGRRITRVEITLDRGKTWLLANVNYPEDAYRLAPEGETLYGGRVDMDWRETSFCWCFWDLDIPIAQLADAADVMVRAMDESMMVQPRDMYWSVLGMMNNPWFRVVIHKEGRSLRFEHPTQPALMAGGWMERVKKAGGNLSNGFWGEKIEGEADNTFEPEEVKDICMTKDTVKRDVTIEELRQHGSEEEPWFVVNGEVYDGTPFLEGHPGGAASIFGAAGQDVSEEFLTIHSENAKKMMPDYHIGTLDEAGRKLLAEGEVVPEDDDKTPRSVFLQSKTWTKGILSERKKVSSDSKIFTFTLEHPEQMVGLPVGQHLMMRLRDPVTREAIIRAYTPISEGTDKGKLHVLIKIYYSTTEREGGKMTQALDSIPVGHFVDFKGPVGKFEYLGNGLCSIAGKPQRAVKRFIMICAGSGITPIFQVLRAVMKNAADPTRCLVLDGNRVEEDILCREDLDVMAAANPDRCRLLYTLTKPNASWTGLKGRMDDKFFEEYVGACPNETGGDELVLVCGPEALEASVRSTLTGLGWKGDDLLFF, from the exons ATGGACGTCCTCTCCGCTTCCATCCCCGTCGCGTTCAGGGAACCTCTCGCCAAGGCAGAGCTCAGCTTCCCCCCAAGTCCGGCTACTACTGTAAGGGAAGGACTGTCTTACAGCGTCGACGGCGGATCAGAATATTCGGTTTCGGGAGGTCTACTGGACGAACCGAGCGTTGAGGGATCTCGAACCTATCCCTTGCCTCCCAAATCAAGAACCAACAAGGTTCTGGCCGAGGATCTCAAGACACCGGACAACCATGTCACCCGAGACCCGCGACTAATACGCTTGACCGGAATCCACCCCTTCAACGTCGAGGCCCCTCTGAGCGATTTGTACGACGAAGGcttcatcaccaccaaggaCCTGCACTATGTTCGGAACCACGGGCCCGTACCTAAAGTTGAGGACGAAGACATGTTCGACTGGGAATTTACCGTTGAGGGTCTGGTCGATAACCCCATCAAGATGACACTGAGAGACCTCATCTCGGACTACGAACAGATCACCTACCCCGTCACCCTGGTATGTGCTGGCAACCGCCGAAAAGAGCAGAACATGGTGCGCAAATCAAAAGGCTTCTCATGGGGTGCCGCCGGCTTGTCAACAGCCCTCTGGACCGGTGTGTCGATCGGCGATCTCCTTGCCCGGGCAATGCCCAAGAGAGGTGCAAAGTACGTTTGCTTCGAGGGTGCCGACAAGCTGCCCAACGGTTACTACGGAACCAGTATCAAGCTCAACTGGTGCATGGACCCCAACCGCGGAGTGACGGTATGCTACCGCATGaacggcgagctgctgcaccCTGACCATGGGAAACCCGTCCGCATCATCATTCCCGGCCAAATCGGCGGCAGGAGTGTCAAGTGGCTCAAGAAGATCATCGTCACAAAGGAACCAAGTACCAACTGGTACCACATCTACGACAATCGAGTGCTTCCTACCACGGTCTCCCCAGATGCGAGCGCAGACCTACCGGAGGTATGGAAGGACGAGCGATACGCAATCTACGACCTCAACACGAATAGCGCCACCTGCTACCCTGCTCACGACGAAGTTGTTCCCTTGGGTGGTCTATCAGAGACCTACAAAGTCCGCGGGTACGCgtatggcggcggcggcaggagGATCACAAGAGTGGAAATCACCCTGGATCGCGGCAAGACGTGGCTCCTCGCCAACGTCAACTACCCCGAAGATGCATATCGGCTGGCCCCGGAAGGCGAGACCCTCTACGGTGGTAGAGTCGACATGGACTGGAGGGAGACCAGTTTCTGCTGGTGCTTCTGGGATCTGGACATACCCATTGCtcagctcgccgacgcggcAGACGTCATGGTCCGTGCCATGGACGAAAGCATGATGGTGCAGCCGAGGGACATGTACTGGAGTGTTTTGGGCATGATGAACAACCCGTGGTTCAGAGTGGTCATCCACAAGGAGGGGCGCAGCCTGCGCTTCGAGCACCCCACTCAGCCGGCACTCATGGCTGGCGGATGGATGGAGCGCGTCAAGAAAGCGGGAGGTAATCTCTCCAACGGCTTCTGGGGCGAGAAAATcgagggcgaagccgacAACACCTTCGAGCCGGAAGAAGTCAAGGACATCTGCATGACGAAGGACACCGTCAAGCGCGACGTCACCATTGAAGAGCTTCGCCAGCacggcagcgaggaggagcctTGGTTCGTCGTTAACGGCGAGGTCTACGACGGCACCCCCTTCCTCGAGGGTCATCCGGGAGGTGCCGCGTCCATctttggcgccgccggccaagaCGTGTCGGAAGAGTTCTTAACGATCC ACAGCGAGAATGCCAAAAAGATGATGCCCGACTACCACATCGGCAccctggacgaggcgggTCGGAAGCTGCTTGCCGAAGGCGAGGTCGTGccggaggacgacgacaagacgcCACGGTCTGTCTTCTTGCAGTCCAAGACCTGGACTAAAGGCATCCTCTCGGAAAGGAAGAAGGTGTCGTCCGATTCCAAGATCTTCACCTTCACACTCGAGCACCCGGAGCAGATGGTCGGCCTGCCAGTCGGCCAACACCTGATGATGAGGCTGCGCGACCCCGTCACCCGCGAAGCCATCATCCGCGCCTACACGCCCATCTCGGAGGGCACCGACAAGGGCAAGCTGCACGTGCTCATCAAGATATACTACAGCACAACGGAacgcgagggcggcaagatGACACAGGCCCTCGACTCCATCCCCGTGGGTCACTTTGTCGACTTCAAGGGCCCCGTCGGCAAGTTCGAGTACCTCGGCAACGGGCTGTGCTCCATCGCCGGCAAGCCACAACGCGCCGTCAAGCGCTTCATCATGATTTGCGCGGGCTCGGGCATCACGCCTATCTTCCAGGTCCTGAGGGCCGTCATGAAGAACGCTGCCGACCCGACGAGGtgtctcgtcctcgacggcaaccgcgtcgaggaggacatcCTCTGTCGCGAGGATCTCGACGTCATGGCCGCGGCTAACCCGGACAGGTGCCGCCTGCTCTATACTCTCACGAAGCCTAATGCGTCTTGGACAGGTCTGAAGGGCAGGATGGACGACAAGTTTTTTGAGGAGTACGTGGGCGCGTGCCCTAACGAAACCGgtggcgacgagctcgtcctcgtgTGCGGACCTGAGGCGTTGGAGGCAAGCGTGCGCTCCACCCTCACTGGGCTCGGCTGGAAGGGAGACGACTTATTGTTTTTCTAA
- a CDS encoding Putative nonsense-mediated mRNA decay protein Nmd2/UPF2 yields MDRARKRELRSLNTRAWDGDHDVFAVSKSLDSSLKKNTAFIKRLRTAISAATLNTFLQEIRTLSLHKYLSEIVSACYEGLCRLKSPGEIEAGVEIVSALHQRFGSSEFTEYLGWLLGKGMATPDKSLLKSLAPEVREREEKERLTRQRVLLRVVTELWLVDVLRTLDDVTRPDDATKGATGKVAELKPRAQVNKSGAAEPFPLEVLKDLLGHDREHVNLPLLVIFVKAFSWDILGVKSSAAEGRKTVEEDGATKAANGTAQGDSGGEDQASDNDGQPFTPPELQEKFKTILKKYFEDVKSHVVRDQKSIHSQARRNAEAYVKSGEVFEDRQANFEKQLKAQERLVANAQAIADAIGADMPDLKESDDSLANTNGSIGLVKAGDYLRGLGDGAGIWEDEDERRFYENLVDLKGKVPGILLDDGKKKKPDNEEQVGKKIDPADAPDAPKAPDVGEDQSTSIANKTIGAQVDAVLARLPDLTNKDVIDQAAIDFCYLNSKASRNRLIKALTEVPKGRGDLLPSWSRLAATLGRYMPDIPKGLVDYLDAEFRSLQRRKDKDFLGQVRLSNIRYLAELTKFGIVPEHVVFHCLKVSLDDFSRMNIEIICNLLENCGRYLLRNPETSPRMATFLETLQRKKSVQHIGQAERMLIENAVYYVDPPDRPAIQQKERTPMELFIRKLIYMDMTKRNYSKILKQIRRLHWEEAEVVGILEKVFSKPGKVKYGNIHLLAILLSALYRYHPAFVVRVIDNVMESICFGLEQNDFKFYQRRISEVKYIGELYNYRMVEHPVIFDTMYKIMTFGHGGPPIPGRLNHFDLPDDFFRIRLIATILETCGMYFAKGAAGKKLDYFLSFFQYYIYTKQSLPMDIEFIVQDTFALTRPQWKLASNLEEASKAFQLAIAQDQKVSGADKTLEVDDASIGSSSDDEDGDEHLPEAEADEEESDSGDEGAEDHDMDMSHADSDSEDEAIVVTRQQERIDPEAEAEFEREYAKMMAESLESRKFERKPLFDVPLPVRGKSKETATGSEPVETGAPTASTTMAFSLLTKKGNRQQTRTVELPSDSTFAVAMKTQQQAEREEQQRIKNLVLNYDLRENEDPDAGHEKPTSYHHNRPDRGKDRGGQRVRKLQLSDVDWT; encoded by the exons ATGGATCGTGCAAGGAAGC GCGAATTGCGCTCCCTAAACACTCGCGCCTGGGATGGCGACCACG ATGTGTTTGCCGTCAGCAAGTCGCTCGATTCATCCCTGAAGAAGAACACCGCTTTCATCAAGCGACTTCGAACCGCCATCTCTGCCGCCACTCTCAACACTTTCCTACAAGAGATCCGCACCCTTAGCCTCCATAAGTACCTCTCCGAGATTGTCTCCGCTTGCTACGAAGGCCTCTGCAGGCTCAAGTCCCCcggcgagatcgaggccggcgtcgagatTGTCAGCGCTCTGCACCAACGCTTCGGCTCCAGCGAGTTCACTGAGTACTTGGGATGGCTACTTGGCAAGGGAATGGCAACACCTGACAAGAGCTTGCTCAAGTCACTTGCCCCCGAGGTCcgcgagagggaggagaaagAGCGCTTGACGCGCCAGCGAGTGCTCCTGCGTGTCGTTACTGAACTTTGGCTCGTTGATGTTCTCCGAACCCTCGATGACGTTACACGGCCCGACGATGCCACCAAAGGCGCTACAGGCAAGGTGGCCGAGCTGAAGCCCAGGGCTCAAGTCAACAAGAGCGGCGCTGCCGAGCCCTTTCCCCTCGAGGTTCTCAAGGATTTATTGGGTCATGACAGGGAGCACGTCAACTTACCGCTACTCGTCATTTTCGTCAAGGCTTTCAGCTGGGATATTCTGGGTGTTaagtcctcggcggccgagggtcGCAAGACGGTAGAGGAGGATGGCGCAACCAAGgcggccaacggcaccgcACAGGgggacagcggcggcgaagaccaGGCCAGCGATAACGACGGCCAACCGTTTACACCTCCCGAGCTCCAGGAAAAGTTCAAGACCATCCTGAAGAAATATTTCGAGGATGTCAAGAGTCACGTCGTCCGAGACCAGAAATCCATCCACTCCCAAGCTCGACGAAACGCCGAGGCTTACGTAAAGTCCGGCGAAGTCTTCGAGGATCGGCAAGCGAACTTCGAGAAGCAGCTCAAGGCCCAGGAGCGGCTTGTGGCAAATGCCCAGGCCATCGCGGATGCTATTGGCGCCGACATGCCTGATCTTAAGGAGAGCGACGACTCGCTAGCGAACACCAACGGTTCCATCGGTTTGGTCAAGGCTGGCGATTATCTGCGAGGCCTCGGTGACGGTGCTGGAATTtgggaggatgaagacgagcGACGCTTTTACGAAAACCTGGTCGATCTGAAGGGCAAGGTTCCGGGAatcctgctcgacgacggcaagaaaaagaaaccgGATAATGAAGAGCAAGTCGGCAAAAAAATCGACCCGGCAGATGCCCCTGACGCACCAAAGGCTCCTGACGTGGGTGAAGACCAGTCCACTTCCATCGCTAACAAGACGATTGGTGCCCAGGTCGATGCTGTGCTAGCTCGGTTGCCAGACCTCACCAACAAGGATGTCATAGaccaggccgccatcgacttCTGCTACTTGAACTCGAAGGCCTCTCGTAACAGGCTGATCAAAGCTTTGACTGAGGTTCCTAAGGGTCGAGGCGATCTCCTGCCATCATGGTCGAGACTTGCTGCAACTTTGGGCCGATACATGCCGGACATTCCCAAGGGTCTTGTTGATTATCTCGACGCGGAATTCCGCAGCCTCCAGAGACGAAAGGACAAAGACTTTCTCGGTCAGGTTCGATTGAGCAACATCCGGTACCTCGCCGAACTGACCAAGTTTGGCATCGTGCCGGAGCATGTGGTGTTCCACTGTCTCAAGGTCAGCCTGGACGATTTTTCAAGGATGAACATTGAAATCATTTGCAATCTCTTGGAGAATTGTGGACGTTACCTTCTGCGGAACCCGGAGACCTCGCCGCGCATGGCGACTTTTCTCGAGACGTTGCAACGCAAGAAGTCTGTCCAGCACATTGGACAGGCCGAGCGTATGCTCATAGAGAATGCTGTCTACTACGTCGACCCTCCTGATCGGCCCGCTATCCAGCAAAAGGAGCGGACGCCCATGGAGCTGTTTATCCGCAAGTTGATCTACATGGACATGACTAAGCGTAACTACAGTAAGATCTTGAAGCAGATTCGCAGACTTCACTGGGAAGAGGCTGAG GTTGTCGGTATCCTCGAGAAGGTATTTTCCAAGCCTGGTAAAGTCAAATATGGCAACATTCACCTCCTTGCCATCCTCCTCAGCGCACTCTACCGGTACCACCCGGCTTTTGTGGTCAGAGTCATCGACAACGTCATGGAATCCATTTGTTTCGGCCTGGAACAGAATGACTTCAAGTTCTACCAACGTCGTATCTCCGAAGTCAAGTACATTGGTGAGCTCTACAACTATAGAATGGTCGAGCATCCAGTCATTTTCGACACCATGTACAAAATCATGACATTTGGTCATGGCGGTCCTCCCATCCCCGGTCGACTGAATCACTTCGACCTGCCCGACGACTTCTTCCGCATCAGGTTGATTGCAACCATCCTGGAGACATGCGGCATGTACTTTGCCAAAGGTGCAGCAGGCAAGAAATTGGACTACTTCTTATCTTTCTTCCAG TACTACATTTACACCAAACAGTCTTTGCCCATGGACATTGAGTTCATTGTTCAAGACACGTTTGCACTCACGCGACCCCAATGGAAGCTGGCATCCAACCTGGAAGAAGCCTCAAAGGCATTTCAACTGGCCATAGCCCAGGATCAGAAGGTCTCGGGAGCCGACAAGACCCTTGAGGTAGATGACGCATCGATTGGTTCTTCTTCggacgatgaagatggagatgagcATCTTCCCGAAGcggaggccgacgaggaggaatcGGACTCTGGtgatgaaggcgccgag GACCACGACATGGACATGTCACACGCAGACTCTGACAGCGAAGATGAAGCCATTGTCGTCACCCGCCAACAGGAGCGGATCGACCCGGAGGCTGAAGCGGAATTCGAACGTGAGTACGCCAAGATGATGGCCGAGAGTCTGGAGTCGCGCAAATTCGAGCGCAAGCCTCTCTTTGATGTGCCGCTTCCCGTGCGGGGCAAGTCAAAGGAAACGGCAACAGGATCAGAGCCTGTAGAGACTGGAGCCCCCACTGCCAGCACTACGATGGCCTTCTCTCtcctgacgaagaagggcaaCCGCCAACAG ACTCGAACCGTGGAGCTTCCTTCGGACTCAACCTTCGCTGTCGCTATGAAGACACAGCAACAGGCTGAAAGGGAGGAACAACAGCGCATCAAGAATCTTGTCTTGAACTACGATCTTCGCGAGAATGAGGATCCCGATG CAGGCCACGAGAAGCCGACATCCTACCACCACAACCGACCGGACCGCGGCAAAGACCGTGGGGGACAGCGGGTCCGCAAACTTCAGCTAAGTGACGTTGATTG GACGTGA
- a CDS encoding Putative chitin synthase, nucleotide-diphospho-sugar transferase — MADVDGTHWATKDIVYTSIVGLVMLAAILEWFLWIAAFLYCLWKVFIKAEHWSIRVLAVIVGVLFTCFRAIFLPIMIVTLPLPSTVVKYWPQSMVDVLQWFAFWSFAGLLTIPWLFCVYQLVTNQLGRKKRIKQVLDEVSAPKVVIVMPVYKEDPDVLVVAINSVVDCDYPPSCIHVFLSFDGDQEDELYLNTLDKMGVPLTLETYPKSIDVTYKSARITISRFPHGGKRHCQKATFKLIDKVYEHYLKRNDNLFILFIDSDCILDPTCLQNFVYDMELSPGNNRDMLAMTGVITSTTKKHSLITLLQDMEYIHGQLFERTVESGCGAVTCLPGALTMLRFSAFRRMAKYYFADKAEQCEDLFDFAKCHLGEDRWLTHLFMIGAKKRYQIQMCTSAFCKTEAVQTMKSLIKQRRRWFLGFLSNEVCMLTDWRLWKRYPILVLIRFMQNTIRTTALLFFIMVLAIITTSKKVDNLPVGFIAISLGLNWLMMLYFGAKLRRFKIWLYPVMFILNPFFNWFYMVYGIFTAGQRTWGGPRADAATADTSTTAQQAIEQAEEAGDDLNVVPESFIPAAEARKESIAGGKGNMGPMGRKHSVVQPPANIEGRFAAREKTSSGFYVNADDSQVTVNRTGPNGFGPSWALQSRDSFDSMVSAQTAGNSVYMPRRVESIMGEEDRKKYELAQQGQFNQFLANSKRFGAQTSATGQVYEYSDSEMKRAGFQDAPDPLEGGGQEHTENMLMGAVDNSLSRPQSGEGPTSRQGTTTTTTTTTTTSHSMSTTHSARSGRSPLARASLVRTIQLEDVPSEGESSTSGKNSRDHSPKAGR, encoded by the exons ATGGCGGATGTGGATGGGACCCACTGGGCGACGAAGGAC ATCGTCTACACGTCCATCGTGGGCCTCGTGATGTTGGCAGCCATTCTCGAATGGTTTCTATGGATCGCTGCGTTTCTGTACTGTCTCTGGAAGGTCTTCATCAAAGCCGAGCACTGGTCCATTCGAGTTCTGGCAGTCATTGTTGGTGTCCTGTTTACATGCTTCAG AGCAATTTTCCTCCCGATCATGATCGTCACACTGCCGCTTCCAAGTACTGTCGTCAAGTACTGGCCCCAAAGCATGGTTGACGTCCTGCAATGGTTCGCATTTTGGAGTTTCGCTGGGCTGCTGACCATCCCCTGGCTGTTTTGCGTTTACCAGTTGGTCACCAATCAGCTtggcaggaagaagaggatcAAGCAGGTTCTCGACGAAGTCTCGGCCCCCAAAGTCGTCATTGTCATGCCGGTCTACAAAGAGGACCCCGACGTTCTTGTTGTCGCCATCAACTCGGTCGTCGACTGCGACTACCCGCCGTCGTGTATCCACGTCTTTTTGTCATTTGATGgtgatcaggaggacgaaCTCTACTTGAACACCTTGGACAAGATGGGCGTCCCACTGACTCTCGAGACGTACCCCAAGAGTATCGACGTTACCTACAAGTCCGCCCGTATCACCATCTCTCGTTTCCCTCACGGCGGAAAGCGTCATTGCCAGAAGGCTACTTTCAAACTCATCGATAAGGTCTACGAACATTACCTCAAGAGAAACGACAATCTattcatcctcttcatcgacTCCGATTGTATCCTTGACCCTACCTGCCTACAGAACTTCGTTTACGACATGGAGCTGAGCCCCGGCAACAACAGAGACATGTTAGCGATGACTGGTGTCATTACGTCTACGACTAAGAAGCATAGCTTGATCACCCTGCTCCAAGACATGGAATACATCCACGGCCAACTTTTCGAGCGTACTGTCGAGTCGGGATGCGGCGCCGTTACTTGCCTTCCCGGTGCCTTGACAATGCTTCGGTTTTCTGCATTCCGCCGCATGGCCAAGTACTATTTTGCCGACAAAGCCGAGCAGTGCGAAGATCTCTTCGACTTTGCCAAGTGCCATCTGGGAGAGGATCGTTGGCTCACCCATCTGTTCATGATCGGAGCCAAGAAGCGTTACCAGATCCAGATGTGCACATCGGCCTTTTGCAAGACCGAAGCTGTCCAGACGATGAAGTCGCTCATCAAACAACGCCGACGTTGGTTTCTGGGTTTTCTCTCCAACGAAGTGTGCATGCTTACTGATTGGCGTCTCTGGAAGCGCTACCCTATCTTGGTCCTCATCCGATTCATGCAAAACACCATCCGCACCACTGCCCTGTTGTTCTTCATCATGGTACTTGCCATCATAACGACTTCCAAGAAGGTTGATAACTTGCCGGTTGGATTCATCGCCATCTCTCTTGGACTCAACTGGCTCATGATGCTGTACTTTGGTGCCAAGCTCAGGCGATTCAAGATCTGGCTGTATCCGGTCATGTTCATTCTCAACCCTTTCTTCAACTGGTTTTACATGGTCTATGGTATATTCACCGCTGGGCAGAGAACATGGGGAGGACCCAGAGCCGAcgctgccaccgccgacaCTTCTACCACCGCCCAACAAGCCATCGAGCAAGCGGAGGAGGCCGGAGACGACCTCAATGTCGTGCCCGAAAGTTTCATCCCTGCTGCTGAAGCCAGGAAGGAGAGCATTGCCGGTGGTAAAGGCAATATGGGTCCTATGGGCCGCAAGCACAGCGTAGTCCAGCCGCCAGCAAACATCGAGGGACGCTTTGCGGCCAGAGAGAAGACATCGAGCGGTTTCTACGTCAACGCCGACGACTCCCAGGTTACGGTCAACCGGACCGGACCTAACGGGTTCGGTCCTTCGTGGGCCTTACAGTCTCGCGATTCGTTCGATAGTATGGTATCGGCGCAGACTGCTGGCAACTCTGTCTACATGCCTCGTCGAGTGGAGAGCATTATGGGAGAGGAGGATAGGAAGAAGTACGAGCTCGCACAACAAGGGCAATTCAACCAGTTTTTGGCCAACTCGAAACGCTTTGGGGCGCAAACGTCAGCGACTGGCCAAGTATACGAATACTCGGATTCCGAAATGAAGCGAGCCGGGTTCCAAGACGCACCCGATCCGTtggaaggcggcggccaggaaCACACAGAGAACATGCTGATGGGAGCCGTCGACAACAGCCTCTCTAGGCCCCAGTCCGGAGAAGGTCCGACGTCGAGGCAAGGAAccacgacaacgacaacgacaacgacaacgacatcgCACTCAATGTCAACGACGCACTCTGCCCGCAGCGGCCGAAGCCCACTTGCACGAGCCAGCCTTGTCCGCACCATCCAGCTCGAAGACGTGCCGTCTGAGGGTGAGAGCTCGACCAGCGGCAAAAACAGTCGTGACCACTCGCCCAAGGCTGGACGATAA